AGGaatcaaaatggctgacagacagccatctttgattttgacaaattgaagtttgctatcactatttcttgaaaagtacgaGGGTTAATTTCtgaaacttcacatgtaggtttccaTAGATGCCTAGTTGTACCCATTTGATTCTGAGTCTGAtccagaaaaacaaaataactgaCTGGCAGTCATCTccgattttgacaattaaagtttgttattgctatttcttgaacAGCACTTGaggaatatttcaattttaattctgAACAGGAAAAAAATGTCAGAAATGCAACCATTTTGGATGTTGACAGTTTAAGTTGTTATTCTTGTTTCTCAAAAACTGCTTCTTAGATCTTTCTGAAATATTAAATGTAGGTTTTTCTTGTTACCAAATTATCAAGAGGAAaagaggaaagaagggaaaaaggAGAAAGAAGATCAGTCTGatatagaaccaataaagatcattcaggGGTTGGCACAAGATCCTTTTGGGATCTTTTGTCTTCTGTAATATTACTAATAGTTCTGTCCTCACTTATAACTAAAGCCAGGTAATTAGTGTTGCATATGGTGCATATACAATTGCACATGTATTTGCATAGTTTCTGGTGCATATCACAGTTAATGTTTCACTTAAGGACCTATGCAGTAAAGTTCTGAAAATAGGTTAGGTTTCATATTGTGTTACATCATATTGGAAACAATAAAGACAGGAAAAACAACATAAGCTGGACTGATACAAAATGCTGTATATATAAAGGCACTTTTTTATTCAATCCAATTGCACCTATATAGCTAGATCGCGATATTTTGTTGTGGTAATTTGTTAATCCTTTAAACCTTGATTTAGATGTTTTCTTTCAGACTTTATGATTAGGTATCATTTATCCAGACAGTGATAATTTTTATGAAATGATTTACACTTATTTTGTAGCCCAACCAGCATCATCTTCAGGAGGTGGGGACGCATCTCTAAGTATTGAAGAGACAAAGTAAGTTAAAAGTTCTTTAAGAATTAACAGTATGATATTACTTCTCTGCACTTGATATATAGTTCCAGATCAAGAGTAAAACAATGAAATCTTCTTAAAGTGACTTAATCTTAATTCAGAGAAAAAGCTGTGtatttattgatgaaaaaaTACCAGTTGCTCTAAATATGAACAGTTTATAATCTGATAACTTTTTTATTACagattcaaaatattttgtcaaaattagAAACAATCTTTTGAGAAACTGATGATTCATGTACATGTTAAAGGTTACATTTTACTATTCCAGTCGAATCCGAGCCAAACTGGGACTGAAGCCACTGGAGGTGAATTCAGGAACATCTCGAGGTACATTTATATTTTGGAGGGAAGTTTTGATATCCTTCAATAAAGTTTGCTGGGATGGGGTATTCTGAATTCTGTTGATGGAAGTTTGTCTACACTTCAACCTCTCTAAACAAACTGTTACAGGAGTTATAATAATCAGTATTAGGGCCTAAGATGGTTTTGTCATtgcagttttatttttcatttcgaTGATTCTCTCAGGAATAATTCTTTTTACATGAATTTTCTTTATACTAAATCTTCCATAGTAAAACTCTTTACTCTTTTAATCTATTCTTAACTCACATGGCATGATCTGGACCTGTGATCAAAGTTACAGGGGTCAGATATGTCAAAGACTTCGATGATCTTCTTTTCAAGTTCCTGAATACCCATATGCTAGTGATGTAACAATTCACCGGTGCATCAATGTATTGGATCACAGTGTGGTGCATCGATGCATTGTCTGTCCTTGATTTGTATCGCGATACCTGAAAAGTTGTAACTATCTCCCTTGACCAATGTTAGCCTACGGGGAAACTTGATTCTAGCTTGCTATTTGTGCCAGTTTTAAGCTTCCCAATGGCACATACATTCAAGCAAAGTGGCTTAGTTGCAATATGGCTGACAtagaccaaaacatatttatttcatatatttatttatgaataaacatatttcaaaagcaTTAAATTGTCAACATTGAATGCAgcagaacattcaaaatcaacttattttgtaatatatatgattaaaaaaGCCCGACAGACTCAAAACAATTTGGAATTCTTTAACTTCTCACTTAATCTAATCTTTCGGCTGTACATGTCGCCATCTTGGTTGACAATGTGTTGGTGTTTCAAAACCGACAGGAATATATGCCGATCGGTACATGCCAAAATTGTGCGCGCATATTAAGGACACAATCAAGTAATTTGGCCGCATTGCCACCGGCACATCAGAATCAAGTTCACCCATACCGTTAAGTAGTAAATAACATGGCTGACAAGGCCACTCCAGCAGCTTATAAAGCTGCCTGTTAGAGTTATTTCAAATCCAAATCATCTAAATTCAAGAACGCTTTGTGGGAAACAGACAAAACATATGTTTTTCTAACGAATGTAGACAAAGACTCTAATAAGCTggaaataccacaaacatgACTACTATACAATGgaataccagatatctgatAGGTCATCAGCTTCTCATATACCGTGATACATATTGTATCGTGACCCCTTTATTGTGTTACAAATCATATATCCACCCTACCTTGCAATACACAGCTTTACCATATGCATATGCATACTATTTTTCCAGCAGATAACAAGGAATAAGTGTCAAAGGTTACCACTGTGAAATATCAAATGTGACCATATACACTATGTGGTCGCCATCTCGTCTTTCCTAACCCTCGCCAAAAATAAACTTGTATTGTACGATACTAACCATATATTCTCTGTTCTATGCATTTACTCTTTaacatttgatttgattttatgaAAATGGTATTTCTTTGGATTTCATGAATTATGGAAACATATGCATGAAGctcagttgtttttttttcttttttttttgcatgtttaTGGTTTGCTTACAAAAAGTTTATTTGAAAAGTtaattaaactttatttaaaagATGGTGAAAAAAAGGCTGATGAAGATGTACACAAGCCTGCCATTAGTATTACACAGGAGAAACAAACGGAAAAGCTTCGTGAAAAAATGGAGCGGATGAAGGAAAAGAGGAGACTAAATGAAAAACtgaggtaaaatattcatatgaTGATGACATCAGATTTGTGTCTTATAGTTCTATTATACATATCATAGTGTATAAAAAACAAGTTAGGAAATAAATGAGATGGCCAGCATGATTCCATAGGTGTTTAGGGACAGCTCTCATTCAGATCATCTCGTAAATCTATCTGTTATAATCAGAATGGTATAGTTTCACTGTGGTTTTGCCCTGATCACTGAGCAGTTTTTTAAGCTGTTTCCTTGTTGTAGCAATGTGAAGACATTAGGAGATAGTGATTCTGAGGATGATATGGTTTCCTGGGTGAGAAAAAACAGGAAAGCACAGAAGGAAAAAGAAAGGGCTGAGAAAACAGTAAGTATCAGGAGGGTCTGTACCCAGTGTTCACAGCCTGTGTTTGTGGTTATACTGTCATAGTGGTCAAATCAACAGCATGCTTTTCAAACCATTATCTCAGTAAAGATACCCTAGCTTTGTTAATAGGCTTGGTTGTAAAGGAAGACAAGAGTAATCACTGTCAAGTAATTAGTATTATAAAGATAATGGTTATTGCATTTGTGACAGTAGACATAGAATTTGAGCTAATATTGGAAAATATCTTATGTTGAAAATATTTGTGGACATAAAAACAAGCCAGAACAACACTATTCAAATCACCCGTGTCCATTGTCCATCATGTATTCGTAACAATTTTTGCTATCGCtgtttcttgagaagtactgaaATAATATTTCTGAACTTCACGTGTAGGTTCCCCTAGGTCCCTAGTTGTGGGTCTGATCTTGATATGGAAAGAGAAATGGCTGACCgccagccatctttgattttgacagttgaaatttgttatcagtATGTCTCAGAAAGCTCTTCTTAAATCTTTCTTGGACTTAATATTTAGGCTACACttattatcaaatgattaaagaggaaagaagggacaagtagagaaaagatcttTGGTCTTTCACAGGACCAAAAAAGATCATCAAATGTTGGATGCCAACATCTATGTAATATCTACAGCATTCACTGATGTTATGTTTTGAAGTCATTTTGCAGTTAACAATTATAGCTTTTGATGTACTGTAATGCCAGGCTTTTTCTCTGATCAAAGGCAAAAATGTTGGAAGAGATGGACGAGGAATTTGGTATCAGTAATCTGGTAGATGAGGAATTCCATGTGAAACCTAAGAATGTAAGTATAAATGCATTGAGCAAGATTAAGCTATgtcatataattttttaaaaatatttaaatatatatttagatatatatttaattatttaaatatgtaaatacaacCTAAAAAGAAATGACACAAAGATAAGTTGATACTCGATGATAGTGCTCCGACCCAATTATCAATCTAGTGCACCAAGTATTATTATGTTTTTTCATGAAAACATATTtggtaaacaaaattgttttgacgATTTTCATAAATGCTACATGCAGGATATATTTTATCCACCTGATAACTTAGATGAACTGGATTTCAGAATTACACTTCCAAAGACCTGAAAGGACTGAAGGTACAACACAACACAGAGAGGTTCAAAGAAGGCAAGACGGTCATCCTTACACTTCAGGACAAAGGTCAGAAACTCCTAGTGTTGGAAGGCTCTGTGTGGACTTCACAAAGTTTTGGAATTCAGTGTCTATCACGTCATACTCACCTTTATTTCTGTCCATCAATTCATCTAGATTTCCATGTGATAACTTACCTATTATCTCATTATCTCACATGACCAgctttttattttctgaaaattcTGCTTAGATCTACAAGAAATGTGGATGTTAATATCCATAGTTTTACTCAATTTTTAACTGACAAACACTTGGCTCTGTTCCTGTCCCGTGTTTTTGTTCATTCAGTATCAAATTGATTAATGTGAAGATTAAGCAAGTGTAGTAAGGGTCTGTGTAGAGTGCCTTACGATTGTGGTTATCACTATACTCCTATATATCCCTACTGGTCTAACATTTGACAGGTATCTTGGATGAAGATGAAGACGACACCCTTGTAAATGTCAATATGATAGATGAGGAGTTAACAGAGAAAAATTTAGAGAATAAAAAGAAGAAGCCAGATTATAAGCCATATGACGAAGCTGATAAGGATGAGTACGGAATGGTAGGTATTGTTTTCTGTGTGTTGAAGTCAGATTATCAGCCTTATGATAAGGATGAGTACAGATTGGTTGGTACTGGAAATTAAGGTACTTTAgattgctactagtcctgaaggactgaatgaattttgatgaaatttggtctagAGCAAAGGAGATCCAATGAAGTGAGGGTTTGGCTCCAATGGGGCCGGATAGGATGGGCCTTATATGGGAAATGGATATAAATTCTTTGAATCACTATATGTCCCAAATGCCAGATTATATTTTGTTGTACTTTGGTCtagagcattattgggcaaagaaGATTCAAGAATGGCAAGATTTGTTCGACAtttagtttgaaccattgttgagAGATGCATTTcaaaaaataggaaaatattaattttgtaatatatattatatgagaGTATTTGGCCATGATTACTAAAATATACAGGTAAGTGATTTCAGGCCCTCTGGGCATCGTCTGTTTTGAAATAAAGtgtattttaatttgattttagtTTAAACCTGTCAATGTTTTGGAAAAATATGATGAAGAAATTGATGgtgagaaaaagaaaacatttacaCTGGAGTCAGGAGGGAAGTACAACACGGAACAAGATAGACAGATGGAAAAAATACGGGAACAGCTTCAACAACAGAGTGTGAGTATGCATAATGTTGCCCATGATTGATATAGTTATACCTAATGGTATTATGCGTTGTCCCTCCATTATCCCTCAAGATTTCTTCAAActgctactagtcctgaacaaaTGAATGGAATTTGATGAAATTGGTTCTGGAGCATTATTGAACAAAGGAGATCCAATGTTGTATAAAGGAGGGTGTGATTCCCCTGAGTTTTATAACAGTATTTTGTCATGATTGCTGAAATATCCttgtgagtgatgcaggccctcttggcctcttgtAAAGTTGTATTGCATGCTAACAGCGTTATATTTGGCAAATGTACAGTTGTGCTGTTCTTCATCAGAAGAGGGAGAATTTAAAACTTAATagttgatgaaaattttaatgttCCCTCAGTTATTGAAAGTCTTGTATAACAAACCTACATTTGCCTCTGTTACAGCACAGCCTTGGACTGGGAGTATCATTAAATGTGGCTAAAGAATACTTTACAGCAGAGGAAATGGTGAGCTATGTCTTTATCATAAAACAGATTGGCTAGATATGCTTACAGCAACTAGGTTAAAATGTAAATCTAGATCTGTGTACATTAATAtccttctccattctctatgTAATTGTCGTCAGAACACAAACTGTAGGTCATTGCCCCCAGATTTGATCATGTATTCATATCTAAGTGTACcaacatttcatatttttagGCAGCAAAAACCACATTTAAGAAACGAAAGAAGAAAGATAAGAAAATCCGGAAGAAGACGATATTAAAAGCAGATGACCTTGAACCACTGGAAGATGATGCTAATGATGTTGGTTCAAGGTAAGTGATGTCATGATGTTGTGAAAATGTTTCTCATGGTCCACTGTTTGACTTCCAATCTTTTAAAGAAGTAAGATTTTTCGTCAGTCTTCCTGTGCATTGATGGAAGTATCTAAGTCTTCCATGTATTTATACTTGCCTTGTTATACCCTGgaatgaatattcataccctgcctacactgctctctgGCAGGGTAGCTGTGACGAcaaccatctgtcagaaattgtcagtccatcgtccagagctacgttattgCAGCTAGTTATACCCCTCTCCCCTTTAGTAAGGGgataaatacacatgtactaGTAACTAGATTGTGCGTCTGGGATAACGTTGTGTACACAATATCTCATGAACCCTTCTGTCaacagatttagttcatattaCCATAGTACCACACCATCAAGGTACACCTAATAAGATTTTGgttgtcattggtcaaggttaaatgTCAATGGCTGCGCTTGACCATTTTCAAAAAGTCTGGCACATATGAACCTCTGGGCAGGTTTGATAgtcttacatgggtctgtccCATGGAAAAGGATAGCTCAACCCtagtgtaagagtttgtctggcAAGCACAAGGCTTGTTGCCCAGTCTGCCTTTAGTTACTCTAAGGAATACAAAGCCTTAATACACCAATCCATATCCTGAGATTCTACTTCTGATCATGTGATATTTTCTGTATTGTATTTCAGGTCTCGTGGAAGGGGTCGTCATGAAGATCCAGAGGACGTGGAAGTGAAAACTGAATCATCATGGTATGACACTTCTCAACAAGTGGATGGCTTTAATAATCCAGAGGCTGCCCTAACAAGGGCTCCAGTAGTTATTGACTATGGCCATCAACATATCATTCCAGGGCTGGATATTCCTGTTGTGAAGCAAGAAACCACAGAGACCTTTCCTTCCAGAATGCAGGACGAGGGTTAGTGGAGTGAGATAATTTGTAGTTGAATACATGGTGTACTTAGTATAATATTCAGTCTCCTTTGGGTGTGATAATTTTAATGTTCAGTCTCCTTTGGGTGAGATAATTTGTAGTTGAATAGTTAATATGATATTAGGTCTCCTTGGGGTGAGATAATTTGAAgttaaaaattttaatataatattctGTCTCCTTGGGGTGAGATAATTTGTAGTTGAAtagttaaatataatatttggtCTCCTTGGGCGAGATAAtttgtagttaacattatacTCAGTCTCCTGATATCTATATATTCAATCGATAAAAGCTAAATAAAAGCTAAAAGCCTTTTGTATTGGAATGTAGTAGTTgttgactacctcactgaacatcaTATGAGAGGCCTTTCACATGCCATTTGTTAGCTTCCTTGGGTAGGAAGCACCAAACCATACACCccagaccttcacctgaggttatgtggtgGCCACctcagaccttcacctgaggttatgtggccacctcagaccttcacctgaggttatgtggccacctcagaccttcacctgaggttatgtggtgGCCACTTCAGACCTACTGAGGTTATGTGGCCACCTCAGatcctcacctgaggttatgtggtgGCCACctcagaccttcacctgaggttatgtggccacctcagaccttcacctgaggttatgtggtgGCCATTTCAGACCTTCACCGGAGGTTATGTGGTGGCCATTTCAGACCTTCACCGGAGGTTATGTGGTGGCCACCTCAGACCTTCACTTGAGGTTATGTGGTGGCCACCTCAGatcctcacctgaggttatgtggtgGCCACctcagaccttcacctgaggttatgtggtgGCCACctcagaccttcacctgaggttatgtggtgGCCACctcagaccttcacctgagggTATGTGGTGGCCACCTCAGATCCTCACCTGAGGCTATGTGGTCACctcagaccttcacctgaggttatgtggccacctcagaccttcacctgagaTTATGTGGTGGCCACCTCAGatcctcacctgaggttattTGGCCACctcagaccttcacctgaggttatgtagccacctcagaccttcacctgaggttatgtggccatatcagaccttcacctgaggttatgtggccacctcagaccttcacctgagggTATGTGTCCACTTCAGATCCTCACCTGAGGGTATGTGGCCACCTCAGAACCTCACCTGAGGCTATGTGGTCACctcagaccttcacctgaggttatgtggccacctcagaccttcacctgagaTTATGTGGTGGCCACCTCAGatcctcacctgaggttattTGGCCACCTCAGActttcacctgaggttatgtagccacctcagaccttcacctgaggttatgtggccatatcagaccttcacctgaggttatgtggccacctcagaccttcacctgagggTATGTGTCCACTTCAGATCCTCACCTGAGGGTATGTGGCCACCTCAGaacctcacctgaggttatgtggtgGCCACctcagaccttcacctgaggttatgtggctggtgctctaactgactgagctaatACAGCCCCTTGGACAGAATAAGGCTGATTTGGTATCATATTAGGTTATATATCATAGAAAGGCCAAATGATGCAAACCTCTACTCTACTGTTGGATGTGGTCTAAAAATTACTGGCATTCCAAGCATATATCAGCTACTGTTGGATGTGGCCTAAAAATTACTGACATTCCAAGCATATATCGGCTACTGTTGGATGTGGCCTAGTGATACGCTTGtcgatatatctatatatcctgACTACCATTTTATTGGCTGTTTACATGGTAAAAACAACAGGAAATGTTGATTTTCATtctcaaaattaaacattggaTGACTGTTTTCATCATGGTCATCAGAATGTTTGTTTAAAACTGATGATACACCTTATTAGTCAAGTGTCTCCTTGACAGGGTTTATAACAGGAAATGAGCTTTGTCAACACACAGAACAATGAAACAGTGAAGCTGCTTATGATAAAAACCTGCTAAATAAAACAATGGAGACACTTCAGACtgaaataaattgttataaaacagACGTGAAACATGCTTTAGGGAATACTTAAATCGTATTCAACATTCATAGCCAGCTGATTTAGCTGAATTTGAATGgcataatgttttaaaattgtcTGAAATAGCTACATGTGGGCATATCATGAGAAGAAACTGTTACATATACTTAACAAACTGCTACCTCAATTCtgtgatgttttatttattttgctttgaTCCGCTTCATTCTTTCCTGTTTTACTAGATGATTTACATGAGCCTGCTGAAGACCTGTCTAGCATACCTTTTGTGGAGGACGAAGCAGAGAATGAGTTACAGAGTGCTTTATCAAAGGCACGACGAATCAAAAGGACAAAGGAAAAGTCTAAAATACAGAAGGTCagtataaaatacaaaataccaTGTGTTATCTGTAATATTGTCTTTCTCGTAACTAAATACTTTAATCTATcaccatttatttatttgaataagTTTTGCAGCAGAAAACATATACTGAAAATTTAAACTTCATACAAAGTCTGACATGAATGAATACCATAATAATAAAGAGTAAGGATTGCCTTTGATGATATAGATACTTACTGTGTCAATGTGACtgagtgtatgatttgtgtggAGTACAGGACACTTACTATGTCAATGTGACtgagtgtatgatttgtgtggAGTACAGGACACTTACTATGTCAATGTGACtgagtgtatgatttgtgtggAGTAGAGGATACTTACTATGTCAATGTGACtgagtgtatgatttgtgtggAGTAGAGGACACTTACTATGTCAATGTGACtgagtgtatgatttgtgtggAGTACAGGACACTTACTCTGTCAATGTGACtgagtgtatgatttgtgtggAGTACAGGACACTTACTATGTCAATGTGACtgagtgtatgatttgtgtggAGTAGAGGATACTTACTATGTCAATGTGACtgagtgtatgatttgtgtggAGTACAGGACACTTACTATGTCAATGTGACtgagtgtatgatttgtgtggAGTACAGGACACTTACTATGTCAGTGTGACtgagtgtatgatttgtgtggAGTAGAGGACACTTACTATGTCAATGTGACtgagtgtatgatttgtgtggAGTACAG
This DNA window, taken from Pecten maximus chromosome 3, xPecMax1.1, whole genome shotgun sequence, encodes the following:
- the LOC117322887 gene encoding U4/U6.U5 tri-snRNP-associated protein 1-like is translated as MGSSKKHKERDKDHKRKRRHRSRSRSRERKRHRDERPEHGHEDNYEDEGYRRDIQTYDYNHGSSSNVEKSQPASSSGGGDASLSIEETNRIRAKLGLKPLEVNSGTSRDGEKKADEDVHKPAISITQEKQTEKLREKMERMKEKRRLNEKLSNVKTLGDSDSEDDMVSWVRKNRKAQKEKERAEKTAKMLEEMDEEFGISNLVDEEFHVKPKNNYTSKDLKGLKVQHNTERFKEGKTVILTLQDKGILDEDEDDTLVNVNMIDEELTEKNLENKKKKPDYKPYDEADKDEYGMFKPVNVLEKYDEEIDGEKKKTFTLESGGKYNTEQDRQMEKIREQLQQQSHSLGLGVSLNVAKEYFTAEEMAAKTTFKKRKKKDKKIRKKTILKADDLEPLEDDANDVGSRSRGRGRHEDPEDVEVKTESSWYDTSQQVDGFNNPEAALTRAPVVIDYGHQHIIPGLDIPVVKQETTETFPSRMQDEDDLHEPAEDLSSIPFVEDEAENELQSALSKARRIKRTKEKSKIQKVAAQIAKERVMKTEQEMDEDKEESNIVLNSTSEFCRTLGDIPTYGQSGNRDEEKEELMDFERELMEDRRRQEEEEATGWNRVEIDETPVDIQGEEKAVLDDEPVVNQGVGAALELAMKKGYLQKEVVKQNTSSKREELEAQNYSIEDKRYDDIDDKYRKRGDRYGGSGMLTDFKEKDLYRPDVKLEYVDNDGRKLNAKEAFRQLSHRFHGKGSGKKKQEKRQKKLEEEQLMKTMSSTDTPLGTLNLLKEKQKSEKSSYVVLTGNKGFTSNSIVKT